Within Lolium rigidum isolate FL_2022 chromosome 5, APGP_CSIRO_Lrig_0.1, whole genome shotgun sequence, the genomic segment TTTAGTAAACACTCTGTTGCTGCTACGTAGAAATAAATACCCATTACTGCTACGTCCATTATTACAACTTCTTATGTGATCTGCGTTTATAAAATTTAGTACTCCCTTTGATTTAAAATAATTGTCTaaaaaataatatatctacacactaaaatatgtctagatatacCTATTGTACTCCCTACAATTGGTGGCCATTTAATGCTCACCTAGGAGTATACTCTTTACACTGCCAGAATGTATTCAAATACTGTTCGCTATAGTAGTAAGTGAGTTTCTGGTGATAGCATAAGCAATGATATTAATAAGTTAATAACTCAACTGGTGGACCTTttcgcaaaataattacaccaatAGTAActcagagaaagaaaatatatccAGAAGTTTCAGAGAACCGGAAATATTCATGCAGGTAAGATAGGTAGGCACACATACATGTTAAATTTGGTTCAAAAATATGATAACTTTTGAGGAAGAGAGGAGATCACAAATTAAATTAATGTAAAACAAGCTACGGCAATGTGAAGCAAAAATATGATAACTTTTGAGGAAGAGAGGAGATCACAAATTAAATTAATGTAAAACAAGCTACGCCAATATGAAGCAAAAGTTACAGTGCGCTACAGTTCAGGGATGATCAATTCGCTACACCAAATTTTGCATGCATGTGTTTCTACCTGGCCTATACATGTACGAATGTTTTCACTATTTTCTAAAACTTACAGATGTAATGTTTCACTGAGTACTAGCAAATATCATAATAGTAATCATGTAACATTGCGGACAGATTGCTACTTCTTGACTTCAAACAACACAATGATAATGCAAACTGACGATGCAGTATTGACGTAGTACATACTAGTAGGATGTATGCTTGCATTTGTTGGTGAAATATGGCAAAGAGAGAAAGAAACACATGCGTACCTTCATATTGGGCATCCAGCTCTTTCCATTTAATGCTGCCCAGTTGCTGCTGCAGGCATCTAGGGAGCTTCTTTAGGGCATGACAGTCTGTAATGACAAGGTCTTCCAGAGACCTGTATGCATGCGGCTCATTCGGTAGGGATGCCAGGGTACTGCAGCCCACAAGGGCAAGTTCTTCCAACGATGGGGGCTCTCCCGCCAGAGACTCCAACGATGTGAACCCATTGTAGTTCCTAATGCTCAGGCGCATGAGGGACGTGGGCAGGCCAAGAATCCCGCCCAACATGTCACAGGACCATATTGATAGATTTCTGAGATAAGGAGGGAGTGAATGCTCTCTAGTTTCTGCTGATGGCTCTAGTGCATTTATGGAAGCACTGACTTGTGGTCCTGGGGGACCATCCAGCTGACATAACAGGACTCGAATACTTCTGCAGTAATGAATAGTCATGATCTTTAAGGACGGTGGAAGATTCAGAACCTCTGGTAAATTTCCACAGTAACATAAACACAGATATTCTAGGCATGGGCAAAAGTTATTCATGGGTGATGATGACAACTCTGATACAGCTGTACGTGCGATTGCGTCAATGCAAGAAGACCCTTGAACTAACACTGACATGCCCTGCTGCTGATTGCTAAATATTGACTCAAGCTTATCACACCCTTCAATAGTCAATTTCTTGAGAGATGCTGGGACATTGAACATCTCTACCAAACTTTCACAACCAATTACGGTAAGAACCTGGAGACCTGGCAGCTGGTGTTGACTCCTTTCAGATGCTGCTGGCTCAAGAGAAGCTTGTGCATATCCAGTCAGATTTTTGCATCTACAAATATCTAACATCTTCAAGGATATCAAGCTTTGGAACACTTTCTCAGGCCAATGGACAAGCACATCACATCTATCAATTTTCAACTCTTCAAGATGTATAAAATAGTCACACGGCTCTAGTGCAAATGATCCAAAGAATGAGTTGCAGCATCGTAACTCCATAAATGTAAGAGCAGATTTCTGGAGCCATTTCTCGTTGTTGTCCACCGATGCAATTACAGTGCAGTCGGCCTCTGACGTTGCTGTGTTTTGTAGATTCAGTATCAGCTTGGTTAGTGAAGATATATATCTGTCTACCGAATGGAGGATCTCTTGCTTGCCATCTTCAATTTGTAATACACTAAGTTTTGGTGCTTCAGGTAAATCCGCCAGCTTTGGGCAATTCCAAATTGACAGTTCCTCAAGCTCAGGAAACAATATTTGTTCTCCTCTGACTGCAACATCCCATCTCTGAAAAATCTCCAAGTCTTCCAATTTGAGTACCTGTAGGGCTGGAAACGCCGAGCGAAAACCTCCACTACATGCTTCATGAACCAATGGTGCTCCAGGTAATGCGATCAACTTTCCACAATGCCTAATAAACAACTTCTCAAGCACaggaaatactatttcttgcctcTCATTTATTTCCCACCATCTCTCAAGATCCAACAGATGTTCTAGGCTAAGCTCCTTCAGTTTTGGAAAAGTGAAGGATGTACCGCATCTGAACAAAACTTGCAATCTATCACATTGAAAAAGATGGATCTCAACCATGTTTTGCAACATACCCATACACTTTCCACCGTAGGAATATATCTTCAGAATCTGCAGCCCATCATGAGGTTCGAAATTGTTGAGCACCTTGCTGTCAGAAACAGAAGTCCATCTTAATCTCAGTTCTTTGAGATTCTTCTTTTTTCCGAGGTTTCCCACTTTTGCCTCTGCTTCTCTAACATTCTCTACCTGACATAGCTCTAGCTGACCACCAAGGTTTAAATGCTCCAGCTCTGCAACATCACTGCAATCAGGGCCAGTAACCGCTGCAATAAAATATGTAAGAGTCTGCAGCTTAGTGAGATTTCCAAGTTCTGGAGGCATGCTCTTCAACTTCTTACATCCATGGGTGTAGAGGTGACGGAGGGAAGTCATATATTTCATCTGCCTAGGAAGACGAGCAAGAAATTCACAGTAGGAAAGGTCCAACACTTGTAAGTTATATAGAATACTTATATCTTCAGG encodes:
- the LOC124656933 gene encoding putative disease resistance protein RGA4, with the protein product MAELVVSMAIGPLMSMLKDKVSSYLLDQYKVMEGMEEQHKILKRKLPAILDVITDAEEQATAHREGAKAWLQELKAVAYEANEVFDEFNYEALRREAKKKGHYTELGVDVIKLFPTHNPVVFRHRMASKLSRVLQAIEVLIAEMHAFRFKYRPQPYVSKQWRQTDYAIVDPHEIARRSRDKDRRIIVDTLLRQANNAVLTVVPIVGMGGLGKTTLAQLIYNEHEIQKHFQLLLWVCVSDTFDVNSLAKCIVEASPKKNDDTEKSPVDRLQKLLSGQRYLLVLDDVWNRETHKWDMLKVCLQHGGTGSAVLTTTRDKQVAEIMGANTTHNLNVLDDSFIKEIIEARAFTPEKVKPTELVELVGEITKRCCGSPLAATALGSLLRAKTSVEEWKAVSCSSSICTNETGILPILKLSYNDLPSYMKQCFAFCAAFPKDYKIDVEKLIQLWIANGFVPEHNETNGRHIFNELASRSFFLDIEKINDRRKYYSRTICKIHDLMHDIAMSVMEKECVVATEKPNQTEWFSDTVRHLFLSCEETEGILNGSMEKRSPAIQTLLCDSFVWSPLQHLSKYSSLHALTVATAKASFVLKPKYLHKLRYLDLSNSYLEALPEDISILYNLQVLDLSYCEFLARLPRQMKYMTSLRHLYTHGCKKLKSMPPELGNLTKLQTLTYFIAAVTGPDCSDVAELEHLNLGGQLELCQVENVREAEAKVGNLGKKKNLKELRLRWTSVSDSKVLNNFEPHDGLQILKIYSYGGKCMGMLQNMVEIHLFQCDRLQVLFRCGTSFTFPKLKELSLEHLLDLERWWEINERQEIVFPVLEKLFIRHCGKLIALPGAPLVHEACSGGFRSAFPALQVLKLEDLEIFQRWDVAVRGEQILFPELEELSIWNCPKLADLPEAPKLSVLQIEDGKQEILHSVDRYISSLTKLILNLQNTATSEADCTVIASVDNNEKWLQKSALTFMELRCCNSFFGSFALEPCDYFIHLEELKIDRCDVLVHWPEKVFQSLISLKMLDICRCKNLTGYAQASLEPAASERSQHQLPGLQVLTVIGCESLVEMFNVPASLKKLTIEGCDKLESIFSNQQQGMSVLVQGSSCIDAIARTAVSELSSSPMNNFCPCLEYLCLCYCGNLPEVLNLPPSLKIMTIHYCRSIRVLLCQLDGPPGPQVSASINALEPSAETREHSLPPYLRNLSIWSCDMLGGILGLPTSLMRLSIRNYNGFTSLESLAGEPPSLEELALVGCSTLASLPNEPHAYRSLEDLVITDCHALKKLPRCLQQQLGSIKWKELDAQYEGKGKSDDAHNILHLRCSVAGAAPPYHQHQHPPPLSPAICPSPAYDSGGPSFARPRRDLSPLTFKNWGGRGRR